A region from the Kryptolebias marmoratus isolate JLee-2015 linkage group LG9, ASM164957v2, whole genome shotgun sequence genome encodes:
- the map7d3 gene encoding MAP7 domain-containing protein 2 isoform X9 has protein sequence MSSPLAKACEKKQDRGYSVDGKRKKLELRENFIILPQFAIYSSLGLQILRCIKSAAAAQAQAEERRNLAGNSPGPTTNTSAKPQGCRPVIDGAALRVDDRLRVAKERREEADRQQAVRESQIMERDRKAKLQVERQLEERHKKVEEQRRKEEQKRLAVEEKRKQRNEEEKEHYEAVMRRTLERSQRLEQRQKRWSWGGLAADQDGRAGDSGASIPSPVTIVVSSASSEKPQRSGQVDKRSTSTTNLKQPSEAGISKRLSSSSAALLRSPDKQYHLCPRSAFASPLHPPRGPVRSRSTDRQKGAMTTSKSASEALDPSLKDKQSPSPRGQRPSSPSTTPLRNRSPSPAPNPSPKRTPSPAANKQSPKMRPPSPGAMKQRPPSPQPTAAKPPPIQKPSLTPTGPPTLRKRDSKSKDLGPVQAVSQQSSESTKTKDKDDSKPTTGTNSAAEAAKILAENRRLMREQKEREEQLRIQREEEERQRKEEEERLAEEARKKRLEEEKRLAEERRVKEEEDARLAEEERVRMAEEEAKRQVELQKEREEAEAKAQEEAERVRQERDRIMQQNQQERMERKKRIDEIMKRTRKGDQNALKKDDDKGSEENEDDCGDQIMDETKMETDDVTVEDDKDLSCGDLLMSREEPLGSVNGQSETEDKENNNGTDETQAESPVPKGHLVEDSKFLNEQDSTKAELVSSLNGKSNQWSFEELIDVNGHSKTRPLVESEDCNQVLINCDGSVDGTRVTFEDKGTPINTLHSSNQPIEAMPEI, from the exons ATGAGCAGCCCTCTGGCTAAAGCATGTGAGAAGAAGCAGGACAGAGGATACAGTGTTGACGGTAAGAGAAAGAAACTCGAGCTCCGAGAAAATTTTATCATCCTCCCACAGTTTGCCATTTATTCATCTCTGGGTCTCCAGATTCTTCGGTGCATTAAATCTG CTGCAGCCGCGCAGGCACAAGCAGAGGAGCGGCGTAACTTGGCAGGGAACAGTCCAGGCCCTACAACGAACACATCAGCTAAACCTCAGGGGTGTAGGCCAG TGATTGACGGTGCCGCGCTTCGAGTAGACGACCGGCTGCGAGTAGCGAAAGAGAGGCGAGAGGAGGCAGATAGACAACAGG CCGTGCGAGAGTCTCAGATCATGGAGCGGGACCGCAAAGCTAAGCTGCAGGTGGAGCGCCAGTTGGAGGAACGTCACAAAAAGGTCGAGGAACAGCGACGGAAGGAGGAGCAGAAACGGTTGGctgtggaggagaagaggaaacagagaaacgAGGAAGAAAAG GAACACTACGAGGCAGTGATGAGGCGAACATTGGAGCGGAGTCAGAGGCTGGAGCAGAGGCAGAAGAGATGGTCTTGGGGGGGACTGGCCGCAGATCAAGACGGACGAGCAG GAGATTCTGGTGCCAGCATCCCTTCTCCAGTAACTATAGTTGTCTCATCTGCCTCGTCAGAAAAGCCACAAAGGAGTGGAcaag TTGACAAGCGCTCCACATCCACCACCAACCTGAAACAGCCATCTGAAGCTGGCATCAGCAAAcgtttgtcctcctcctctgctgcacTCCTCAGATCACCTGACAAAC AGTATCACCTGTGTCCTCGTTCAGCCTTTGCCAGCCCCCTGCACCCGCCAAGGGGACCCGTGCGCAGCCGCAGCACTGACCGCCAGAAAGGCGCCATGACGACGTCCAAGTCAGCCAGCGAAGCCCTCGACCCTTCCCTG AAAGACAAGCAGTCACCATCACCTCGGGGGCAGCGTCCCTCCTCCCCATCCACCACCCCGTTACGCAACCGCTCACCTTCCCCAGCTCCCAATCCAAGTCCGAAACGGACCCCCTCTCCAGCAGCAAACAA GCAGAGTCCCAAGATGCGTCCTCCTTCACCAGGTGCGATGAAACAGCGTCCTCCGTCTCCCCAACCCACAGCAGCGAAGCCCCCGCCTATCCAGAAACCATCCCTCACTCCGACAGGACCCCCAACCCTGAGAAAGAGGGATTCCAAGTCCAAGGATCTAGGTCCAGTTCAGGCTGTGTCCCAGCAGTCCTCTGAGTCCACCAAGACCAAAGACAAAGATG ACTCAAAACCTACAACTGGCACAAACTCGGCCGCTGAGGCAGCCAAGATCCTGGCTGAGAACCGCAGACTGATGAGAGAGCAGAAGGAGCGAGAGGAGCAGCTCAGGAtacagagagaagaagaggagag acaacgaaaagaggaagaggagcgttTAGCAGAAGAGGCTCGAAAGAAGcgcctggaggaggagaagaggctGGCCGAGGAGAGAAGagttaaagaagaagaagacgctCGCCTCGCGGAGGAGGAAAGAGTGAGGATGGCGGAGGAGGAAGCAAAACGGCAGGTCGAGCTCCAGAAGGAGCGAGAGGAGGCTGAGGCGAAGGCCCAGGAGGAGGCCGAGAGGGTCCGACAGGAACGGGACCGGATCatgcagcagaaccagcaggagCGCATGGAAAGGAAAAAG AGAATCGATGAAATAATGAAGAGAACAAGAAAAGGGGACCAAAACGCCTTAAAG AAAGATGATGATAAAGGTTCGGAGGAGAATGAAGATGACTGTGGGGACCAGATAATGGATGAAACCAAAA TGGAAACGGATGACGTTACCGTGGAGGATGACAAAGATCTGTCCTGTGGTGATCTCTTGATGAGCCGAGAAGAGCCTCTGGGCAGCGTGAACGGACAGTCAGAGACGGAGGACAAGGAGAATAATAATGGCACAGACGAGACTCAGGCAGAGAG CCCAGTCCCTAAAGGCCACCTTGTCGAGGACTCGAAGTTCCTGAACGAGCAGGACTCCACCAAGGCGGAGCTGGTCTCGAGTCTCAACGGGAAGTCAAACCAGTGGAGCTTCGAGGAGCTCATTGACGTTAACGGTCATTCCAAAACCCGGCCCCTCGTCGAGTCCGAGGACTGTAACCAGGTTTTAATCAACTGTGATGGGAGCGTAGATGGAACCAGGGTCACCTTCGAGGACAAGGGGACCCCCATCAACACCCTGCATTCCTCCAATCAACCCATAGAAGCCATGCCAG AAATTTGA
- the map7d3 gene encoding ensconsin isoform X3: MSSPLAKACEKKQDRGYSVDGKRKKLELRENFIILPQFAIYSSLGLQILRCIKSAAAAQAQAEERRNLAGNSPGPTTNTSAKPQGCRPVIDGAALRVDDRLRVAKERREEADRQQAVRESQIMERDRKAKLQVERQLEERHKKVEEQRRKEEQKRLAVEEKRKQRNEEEKEHYEAVMRRTLERSQRLEQRQKRWSWGGLAADQDGRAVDKRSTSTTNLKQPSEAGISKRLSSSSAALLRSPDKRVKPRSSSCNRLPSNGMAAQASKEDGKKLQVEQTGLSVKKRSSSLTRVSVGRAQTPAKPDKGTTDDQAHRPPASAVDEGVLSRLLTPTQASLARSKSAAALSADGTDASEYHLCPRSAFASPLHPPRGPVRSRSTDRQKGAMTTSKSASEALDPSLKDKQSPSPRGQRPSSPSTTPLRNRSPSPAPNPSPKRTPSPAANKQSPKMRPPSPGAMKQRPPSPQPTAAKPPPIQKPSLTPTGPPTLRKRDSKSKDLGPVQAVSQQSSESTKTKDKDDSKPTTGTNSAAEAAKILAENRRLMREQKEREEQLRIQREEEERQRKEEEERLAEEARKKRLEEEKRLAEERRVKEEEDARLAEEERVRMAEEEAKRQVELQKEREEAEAKAQEEAERVRQERDRIMQQNQQERMERKKRIDEIMKRTRKGDQNALKKDDDKGSEENEDDCGDQIMDETKMETDDVTVEDDKDLSCGDLLMSREEPLGSVNGQSETEDKENNNGTDETQAESPVPKGHLVEDSKFLNEQDSTKAELVSSLNGKSNQWSFEELIDVNGHSKTRPLVESEDCNQVLINCDGSVDGTRVTFEDKGTPINTLHSSNQPIEAMPEI, translated from the exons ATGAGCAGCCCTCTGGCTAAAGCATGTGAGAAGAAGCAGGACAGAGGATACAGTGTTGACGGTAAGAGAAAGAAACTCGAGCTCCGAGAAAATTTTATCATCCTCCCACAGTTTGCCATTTATTCATCTCTGGGTCTCCAGATTCTTCGGTGCATTAAATCTG CTGCAGCCGCGCAGGCACAAGCAGAGGAGCGGCGTAACTTGGCAGGGAACAGTCCAGGCCCTACAACGAACACATCAGCTAAACCTCAGGGGTGTAGGCCAG TGATTGACGGTGCCGCGCTTCGAGTAGACGACCGGCTGCGAGTAGCGAAAGAGAGGCGAGAGGAGGCAGATAGACAACAGG CCGTGCGAGAGTCTCAGATCATGGAGCGGGACCGCAAAGCTAAGCTGCAGGTGGAGCGCCAGTTGGAGGAACGTCACAAAAAGGTCGAGGAACAGCGACGGAAGGAGGAGCAGAAACGGTTGGctgtggaggagaagaggaaacagagaaacgAGGAAGAAAAG GAACACTACGAGGCAGTGATGAGGCGAACATTGGAGCGGAGTCAGAGGCTGGAGCAGAGGCAGAAGAGATGGTCTTGGGGGGGACTGGCCGCAGATCAAGACGGACGAGCAG TTGACAAGCGCTCCACATCCACCACCAACCTGAAACAGCCATCTGAAGCTGGCATCAGCAAAcgtttgtcctcctcctctgctgcacTCCTCAGATCACCTGACAAAC GTGTTAAGCCAAGGAGTTCATCTTGTAACCGGTTGCCAAGCAATGGCATGGCTGCTCAGGCCAGTAAGGAAGATGGCAAAAAGCTTCAGGTGGAACAGACAG GCCTTTCTGTGAAGAAGAGAAGTTCCTCCCTCACACGAGTAAGTGTGGGCCGAGCGCAGACCCCTGCCAAGCCTGATAAGGGGACGACGGATGATCAAG CCCACCGGCCACCGGCAAGTGCTGTGGATGAAGGGGTCCTTAGTCGCCTCCTCACCCCCACCCAGGCCTCACTAGCTAGGAGCAAGAGCGCCGCCGCCCTGTCCGCTGATGGAACAGATGCATCAG AGTATCACCTGTGTCCTCGTTCAGCCTTTGCCAGCCCCCTGCACCCGCCAAGGGGACCCGTGCGCAGCCGCAGCACTGACCGCCAGAAAGGCGCCATGACGACGTCCAAGTCAGCCAGCGAAGCCCTCGACCCTTCCCTG AAAGACAAGCAGTCACCATCACCTCGGGGGCAGCGTCCCTCCTCCCCATCCACCACCCCGTTACGCAACCGCTCACCTTCCCCAGCTCCCAATCCAAGTCCGAAACGGACCCCCTCTCCAGCAGCAAACAA GCAGAGTCCCAAGATGCGTCCTCCTTCACCAGGTGCGATGAAACAGCGTCCTCCGTCTCCCCAACCCACAGCAGCGAAGCCCCCGCCTATCCAGAAACCATCCCTCACTCCGACAGGACCCCCAACCCTGAGAAAGAGGGATTCCAAGTCCAAGGATCTAGGTCCAGTTCAGGCTGTGTCCCAGCAGTCCTCTGAGTCCACCAAGACCAAAGACAAAGATG ACTCAAAACCTACAACTGGCACAAACTCGGCCGCTGAGGCAGCCAAGATCCTGGCTGAGAACCGCAGACTGATGAGAGAGCAGAAGGAGCGAGAGGAGCAGCTCAGGAtacagagagaagaagaggagag acaacgaaaagaggaagaggagcgttTAGCAGAAGAGGCTCGAAAGAAGcgcctggaggaggagaagaggctGGCCGAGGAGAGAAGagttaaagaagaagaagacgctCGCCTCGCGGAGGAGGAAAGAGTGAGGATGGCGGAGGAGGAAGCAAAACGGCAGGTCGAGCTCCAGAAGGAGCGAGAGGAGGCTGAGGCGAAGGCCCAGGAGGAGGCCGAGAGGGTCCGACAGGAACGGGACCGGATCatgcagcagaaccagcaggagCGCATGGAAAGGAAAAAG AGAATCGATGAAATAATGAAGAGAACAAGAAAAGGGGACCAAAACGCCTTAAAG AAAGATGATGATAAAGGTTCGGAGGAGAATGAAGATGACTGTGGGGACCAGATAATGGATGAAACCAAAA TGGAAACGGATGACGTTACCGTGGAGGATGACAAAGATCTGTCCTGTGGTGATCTCTTGATGAGCCGAGAAGAGCCTCTGGGCAGCGTGAACGGACAGTCAGAGACGGAGGACAAGGAGAATAATAATGGCACAGACGAGACTCAGGCAGAGAG CCCAGTCCCTAAAGGCCACCTTGTCGAGGACTCGAAGTTCCTGAACGAGCAGGACTCCACCAAGGCGGAGCTGGTCTCGAGTCTCAACGGGAAGTCAAACCAGTGGAGCTTCGAGGAGCTCATTGACGTTAACGGTCATTCCAAAACCCGGCCCCTCGTCGAGTCCGAGGACTGTAACCAGGTTTTAATCAACTGTGATGGGAGCGTAGATGGAACCAGGGTCACCTTCGAGGACAAGGGGACCCCCATCAACACCCTGCATTCCTCCAATCAACCCATAGAAGCCATGCCAG AAATTTGA
- the map7d3 gene encoding ensconsin isoform X1 produces the protein MSSPLAKACEKKQDRGYSVDGKRKKLELRENFIILPQFAIYSSLGLQILRCIKSAAAAQAQAEERRNLAGNSPGPTTNTSAKPQGCRPVIDGAALRVDDRLRVAKERREEADRQQAVRESQIMERDRKAKLQVERQLEERHKKVEEQRRKEEQKRLAVEEKRKQRNEEEKEHYEAVMRRTLERSQRLEQRQKRWSWGGLAADQDGRAGDSGASIPSPVTIVVSSASSEKPQRSGQVDKRSTSTTNLKQPSEAGISKRLSSSSAALLRSPDKRVKPRSSSCNRLPSNGMAAQASKEDGKKLQVEQTGLSVKKRSSSLTRVSVGRAQTPAKPDKGTTDDQAHRPPASAVDEGVLSRLLTPTQASLARSKSAAALSADGTDASEYHLCPRSAFASPLHPPRGPVRSRSTDRQKGAMTTSKSASEALDPSLKDKQSPSPRGQRPSSPSTTPLRNRSPSPAPNPSPKRTPSPAANKQSPKMRPPSPGAMKQRPPSPQPTAAKPPPIQKPSLTPTGPPTLRKRDSKSKDLGPVQAVSQQSSESTKTKDKDDSKPTTGTNSAAEAAKILAENRRLMREQKEREEQLRIQREEEERQRKEEEERLAEEARKKRLEEEKRLAEERRVKEEEDARLAEEERVRMAEEEAKRQVELQKEREEAEAKAQEEAERVRQERDRIMQQNQQERMERKKRIDEIMKRTRKGDQNALKKDDDKGSEENEDDCGDQIMDETKMETDDVTVEDDKDLSCGDLLMSREEPLGSVNGQSETEDKENNNGTDETQAESPVPKGHLVEDSKFLNEQDSTKAELVSSLNGKSNQWSFEELIDVNGHSKTRPLVESEDCNQVLINCDGSVDGTRVTFEDKGTPINTLHSSNQPIEAMPEI, from the exons ATGAGCAGCCCTCTGGCTAAAGCATGTGAGAAGAAGCAGGACAGAGGATACAGTGTTGACGGTAAGAGAAAGAAACTCGAGCTCCGAGAAAATTTTATCATCCTCCCACAGTTTGCCATTTATTCATCTCTGGGTCTCCAGATTCTTCGGTGCATTAAATCTG CTGCAGCCGCGCAGGCACAAGCAGAGGAGCGGCGTAACTTGGCAGGGAACAGTCCAGGCCCTACAACGAACACATCAGCTAAACCTCAGGGGTGTAGGCCAG TGATTGACGGTGCCGCGCTTCGAGTAGACGACCGGCTGCGAGTAGCGAAAGAGAGGCGAGAGGAGGCAGATAGACAACAGG CCGTGCGAGAGTCTCAGATCATGGAGCGGGACCGCAAAGCTAAGCTGCAGGTGGAGCGCCAGTTGGAGGAACGTCACAAAAAGGTCGAGGAACAGCGACGGAAGGAGGAGCAGAAACGGTTGGctgtggaggagaagaggaaacagagaaacgAGGAAGAAAAG GAACACTACGAGGCAGTGATGAGGCGAACATTGGAGCGGAGTCAGAGGCTGGAGCAGAGGCAGAAGAGATGGTCTTGGGGGGGACTGGCCGCAGATCAAGACGGACGAGCAG GAGATTCTGGTGCCAGCATCCCTTCTCCAGTAACTATAGTTGTCTCATCTGCCTCGTCAGAAAAGCCACAAAGGAGTGGAcaag TTGACAAGCGCTCCACATCCACCACCAACCTGAAACAGCCATCTGAAGCTGGCATCAGCAAAcgtttgtcctcctcctctgctgcacTCCTCAGATCACCTGACAAAC GTGTTAAGCCAAGGAGTTCATCTTGTAACCGGTTGCCAAGCAATGGCATGGCTGCTCAGGCCAGTAAGGAAGATGGCAAAAAGCTTCAGGTGGAACAGACAG GCCTTTCTGTGAAGAAGAGAAGTTCCTCCCTCACACGAGTAAGTGTGGGCCGAGCGCAGACCCCTGCCAAGCCTGATAAGGGGACGACGGATGATCAAG CCCACCGGCCACCGGCAAGTGCTGTGGATGAAGGGGTCCTTAGTCGCCTCCTCACCCCCACCCAGGCCTCACTAGCTAGGAGCAAGAGCGCCGCCGCCCTGTCCGCTGATGGAACAGATGCATCAG AGTATCACCTGTGTCCTCGTTCAGCCTTTGCCAGCCCCCTGCACCCGCCAAGGGGACCCGTGCGCAGCCGCAGCACTGACCGCCAGAAAGGCGCCATGACGACGTCCAAGTCAGCCAGCGAAGCCCTCGACCCTTCCCTG AAAGACAAGCAGTCACCATCACCTCGGGGGCAGCGTCCCTCCTCCCCATCCACCACCCCGTTACGCAACCGCTCACCTTCCCCAGCTCCCAATCCAAGTCCGAAACGGACCCCCTCTCCAGCAGCAAACAA GCAGAGTCCCAAGATGCGTCCTCCTTCACCAGGTGCGATGAAACAGCGTCCTCCGTCTCCCCAACCCACAGCAGCGAAGCCCCCGCCTATCCAGAAACCATCCCTCACTCCGACAGGACCCCCAACCCTGAGAAAGAGGGATTCCAAGTCCAAGGATCTAGGTCCAGTTCAGGCTGTGTCCCAGCAGTCCTCTGAGTCCACCAAGACCAAAGACAAAGATG ACTCAAAACCTACAACTGGCACAAACTCGGCCGCTGAGGCAGCCAAGATCCTGGCTGAGAACCGCAGACTGATGAGAGAGCAGAAGGAGCGAGAGGAGCAGCTCAGGAtacagagagaagaagaggagag acaacgaaaagaggaagaggagcgttTAGCAGAAGAGGCTCGAAAGAAGcgcctggaggaggagaagaggctGGCCGAGGAGAGAAGagttaaagaagaagaagacgctCGCCTCGCGGAGGAGGAAAGAGTGAGGATGGCGGAGGAGGAAGCAAAACGGCAGGTCGAGCTCCAGAAGGAGCGAGAGGAGGCTGAGGCGAAGGCCCAGGAGGAGGCCGAGAGGGTCCGACAGGAACGGGACCGGATCatgcagcagaaccagcaggagCGCATGGAAAGGAAAAAG AGAATCGATGAAATAATGAAGAGAACAAGAAAAGGGGACCAAAACGCCTTAAAG AAAGATGATGATAAAGGTTCGGAGGAGAATGAAGATGACTGTGGGGACCAGATAATGGATGAAACCAAAA TGGAAACGGATGACGTTACCGTGGAGGATGACAAAGATCTGTCCTGTGGTGATCTCTTGATGAGCCGAGAAGAGCCTCTGGGCAGCGTGAACGGACAGTCAGAGACGGAGGACAAGGAGAATAATAATGGCACAGACGAGACTCAGGCAGAGAG CCCAGTCCCTAAAGGCCACCTTGTCGAGGACTCGAAGTTCCTGAACGAGCAGGACTCCACCAAGGCGGAGCTGGTCTCGAGTCTCAACGGGAAGTCAAACCAGTGGAGCTTCGAGGAGCTCATTGACGTTAACGGTCATTCCAAAACCCGGCCCCTCGTCGAGTCCGAGGACTGTAACCAGGTTTTAATCAACTGTGATGGGAGCGTAGATGGAACCAGGGTCACCTTCGAGGACAAGGGGACCCCCATCAACACCCTGCATTCCTCCAATCAACCCATAGAAGCCATGCCAG AAATTTGA
- the map7d3 gene encoding MAP7 domain-containing protein 2 isoform X6 produces the protein MSSPLAKACEKKQDRGYSVDGKRKKLELRENFIILPQFAIYSSLGLQILRCIKSAAAAQAQAEERRNLAGNSPGPTTNTSAKPQGCRPVIDGAALRVDDRLRVAKERREEADRQQAVRESQIMERDRKAKLQVERQLEERHKKVEEQRRKEEQKRLAVEEKRKQRNEEEKEHYEAVMRRTLERSQRLEQRQKRWSWGGLAADQDGRAGDSGASIPSPVTIVVSSASSEKPQRSGQVDKRSTSTTNLKQPSEAGISKRLSSSSAALLRSPDKRVKPRSSSCNRLPSNGMAAQASKEDGKKLQVEQTGLSVKKRSSSLTRVSVGRAQTPAKPDKGTTDDQAFASPLHPPRGPVRSRSTDRQKGAMTTSKSASEALDPSLKDKQSPSPRGQRPSSPSTTPLRNRSPSPAPNPSPKRTPSPAANKQSPKMRPPSPGAMKQRPPSPQPTAAKPPPIQKPSLTPTGPPTLRKRDSKSKDLGPVQAVSQQSSESTKTKDKDDSKPTTGTNSAAEAAKILAENRRLMREQKEREEQLRIQREEEERQRKEEEERLAEEARKKRLEEEKRLAEERRVKEEEDARLAEEERVRMAEEEAKRQVELQKEREEAEAKAQEEAERVRQERDRIMQQNQQERMERKKRIDEIMKRTRKGDQNALKKDDDKGSEENEDDCGDQIMDETKMETDDVTVEDDKDLSCGDLLMSREEPLGSVNGQSETEDKENNNGTDETQAESPVPKGHLVEDSKFLNEQDSTKAELVSSLNGKSNQWSFEELIDVNGHSKTRPLVESEDCNQVLINCDGSVDGTRVTFEDKGTPINTLHSSNQPIEAMPEI, from the exons ATGAGCAGCCCTCTGGCTAAAGCATGTGAGAAGAAGCAGGACAGAGGATACAGTGTTGACGGTAAGAGAAAGAAACTCGAGCTCCGAGAAAATTTTATCATCCTCCCACAGTTTGCCATTTATTCATCTCTGGGTCTCCAGATTCTTCGGTGCATTAAATCTG CTGCAGCCGCGCAGGCACAAGCAGAGGAGCGGCGTAACTTGGCAGGGAACAGTCCAGGCCCTACAACGAACACATCAGCTAAACCTCAGGGGTGTAGGCCAG TGATTGACGGTGCCGCGCTTCGAGTAGACGACCGGCTGCGAGTAGCGAAAGAGAGGCGAGAGGAGGCAGATAGACAACAGG CCGTGCGAGAGTCTCAGATCATGGAGCGGGACCGCAAAGCTAAGCTGCAGGTGGAGCGCCAGTTGGAGGAACGTCACAAAAAGGTCGAGGAACAGCGACGGAAGGAGGAGCAGAAACGGTTGGctgtggaggagaagaggaaacagagaaacgAGGAAGAAAAG GAACACTACGAGGCAGTGATGAGGCGAACATTGGAGCGGAGTCAGAGGCTGGAGCAGAGGCAGAAGAGATGGTCTTGGGGGGGACTGGCCGCAGATCAAGACGGACGAGCAG GAGATTCTGGTGCCAGCATCCCTTCTCCAGTAACTATAGTTGTCTCATCTGCCTCGTCAGAAAAGCCACAAAGGAGTGGAcaag TTGACAAGCGCTCCACATCCACCACCAACCTGAAACAGCCATCTGAAGCTGGCATCAGCAAAcgtttgtcctcctcctctgctgcacTCCTCAGATCACCTGACAAAC GTGTTAAGCCAAGGAGTTCATCTTGTAACCGGTTGCCAAGCAATGGCATGGCTGCTCAGGCCAGTAAGGAAGATGGCAAAAAGCTTCAGGTGGAACAGACAG GCCTTTCTGTGAAGAAGAGAAGTTCCTCCCTCACACGAGTAAGTGTGGGCCGAGCGCAGACCCCTGCCAAGCCTGATAAGGGGACGACGGATGATCAAG CCTTTGCCAGCCCCCTGCACCCGCCAAGGGGACCCGTGCGCAGCCGCAGCACTGACCGCCAGAAAGGCGCCATGACGACGTCCAAGTCAGCCAGCGAAGCCCTCGACCCTTCCCTG AAAGACAAGCAGTCACCATCACCTCGGGGGCAGCGTCCCTCCTCCCCATCCACCACCCCGTTACGCAACCGCTCACCTTCCCCAGCTCCCAATCCAAGTCCGAAACGGACCCCCTCTCCAGCAGCAAACAA GCAGAGTCCCAAGATGCGTCCTCCTTCACCAGGTGCGATGAAACAGCGTCCTCCGTCTCCCCAACCCACAGCAGCGAAGCCCCCGCCTATCCAGAAACCATCCCTCACTCCGACAGGACCCCCAACCCTGAGAAAGAGGGATTCCAAGTCCAAGGATCTAGGTCCAGTTCAGGCTGTGTCCCAGCAGTCCTCTGAGTCCACCAAGACCAAAGACAAAGATG ACTCAAAACCTACAACTGGCACAAACTCGGCCGCTGAGGCAGCCAAGATCCTGGCTGAGAACCGCAGACTGATGAGAGAGCAGAAGGAGCGAGAGGAGCAGCTCAGGAtacagagagaagaagaggagag acaacgaaaagaggaagaggagcgttTAGCAGAAGAGGCTCGAAAGAAGcgcctggaggaggagaagaggctGGCCGAGGAGAGAAGagttaaagaagaagaagacgctCGCCTCGCGGAGGAGGAAAGAGTGAGGATGGCGGAGGAGGAAGCAAAACGGCAGGTCGAGCTCCAGAAGGAGCGAGAGGAGGCTGAGGCGAAGGCCCAGGAGGAGGCCGAGAGGGTCCGACAGGAACGGGACCGGATCatgcagcagaaccagcaggagCGCATGGAAAGGAAAAAG AGAATCGATGAAATAATGAAGAGAACAAGAAAAGGGGACCAAAACGCCTTAAAG AAAGATGATGATAAAGGTTCGGAGGAGAATGAAGATGACTGTGGGGACCAGATAATGGATGAAACCAAAA TGGAAACGGATGACGTTACCGTGGAGGATGACAAAGATCTGTCCTGTGGTGATCTCTTGATGAGCCGAGAAGAGCCTCTGGGCAGCGTGAACGGACAGTCAGAGACGGAGGACAAGGAGAATAATAATGGCACAGACGAGACTCAGGCAGAGAG CCCAGTCCCTAAAGGCCACCTTGTCGAGGACTCGAAGTTCCTGAACGAGCAGGACTCCACCAAGGCGGAGCTGGTCTCGAGTCTCAACGGGAAGTCAAACCAGTGGAGCTTCGAGGAGCTCATTGACGTTAACGGTCATTCCAAAACCCGGCCCCTCGTCGAGTCCGAGGACTGTAACCAGGTTTTAATCAACTGTGATGGGAGCGTAGATGGAACCAGGGTCACCTTCGAGGACAAGGGGACCCCCATCAACACCCTGCATTCCTCCAATCAACCCATAGAAGCCATGCCAG AAATTTGA